Below is a window of Helicobacter sp. MIT 05-5293 DNA.
CTTATCGTGCCTGCTATTTATCGATTCCTTGCGCCTTTAGATGATTGGCTACAAAAATTCTATAAGCCTAAAGCGGAGGATAAATTCTAAGAAATAAAAGTGCATAAAAGTTGTAAAATACCCTAAGCCTTTAAGGTTCATTTTTTGCTTGAGAGTAAATATGAGATCAGCGGTTTTGGTATTTTTATGTATTTTATGTGTGCAGGCTATGGGGATAGATAGGGATAGAATCGCTCAAGAATGCCTCAAAAAATATTATCCTCAAATCAAATCCATTGAGGATAATCAAGTCATTTTGCATGATGGAAGAGTGTTTGTATGGAATGATGGTATCAAAAAGACCTATGAAGAAAAGGTTCTTAATCCCGATATGCACAATGCCTTTGAAGTTCCCTATCCTTTTCATGGCTCTATTGTGGAACGTGATAAAGATACTTCGAGGATACGACATTTGGAATTTTATAAATCGATTTACGGAGACACAGAAGATGAAGTCGCTTCGAATCTCGTCAAGATTCCATGGCTTAGTGAGTGGATTGATCAAAGCTATATTTATGTAAGCTCTCGTAATGGTGCAAGTGAAGCATTTAAGAGAGTGATTGAAAAGCTTGAGAATCTTCCCCCGACATATTTTCAATTTCTCAAAGATCAAGATGCTTTTTATTGGCGTAATATTGCAGATTCTCCGAATCTTTCTCCTCATAGTTTTGGTATCGCACTTGATATTAACACACAATATTCTCAATATTGGCTTTGGGATATTAAAGAGCGCAAACAATATCGTTATGAGAATCAAATCCCTTTAGAGATTGTTCAAATTTTTGAGGAGGAAGGCTTTGTGTGGGGTGGGCGTTGGTGGCATTACGATACGATGCACTTTGAGTATCGTCCAGAGATTATTTGTTTTGCAAAAAATTACAATGCCTCCCGATAAGCGTGAAACACAGAATCTTAGTTGATTTACAAGATTCTGTGTTTTGTGTTTGCAAAGAATCGGGCTAGAATCTTTTAATCTTATTTCGCTTATGAAAAGAATGGTAAAAATCGCGTTATTTTTTCATAACTAAGTATTTTAGGGAAAGTGCCATTAATAAAAATGAGCAAAATAATAAAAGGCAGGATAAATTTCACATAATAAAACCATACTTTAGTGAGTTTGGGGGCAAGTGAGCCGTTATTGCTTAACTCTTGTATCGCTTCATTTTTAAGCACCCAGCCTACAAAAAGCAGTGTGCCTAAAGAGGTCAGCACGAAAAGAATATTGCCACTGATGAAGTCAAATTGATTAAAAACTTCTTCGCTAAGGATACAAGGGATATTACCTAAAACAAAAATAACACCTAATGTGATATTGATTGCTGTTGTGCGTGGGATATTGAATTTTTCATTCAGAGCTGTAATGATAACCTCATAAATAGGCAGTGAAGTTGTCAGAGCAGCCGTGAGAAGTAGGACAAAAAATACAATGGCTAAGACATTACCTAAATAAATATGTGAAAATACAATAGGGAGAGCTTGAAAAACAAGACTCGAGCCTTGTGTGGGCTCAAGGTCAAAGCTAAAGAGTGAGGGGAAAATCATAAGTCCTGCCAAAAGTGCGATGAGTGTGTTAAGAATACCTGTTGTGATAGCGGTTTTGATCATATTTTCTGATTTTTTGAGATAAGAAGAAAGTGTGATCATCACGCCAAATCCAAGTGAGAGCGCAAAAAAGACTTGCCCTAATACATCAATAAAGAGTTTAGGAGTGATTTTGCTAAAATCAGGCATCAGATAGAATCTCACCCCCTCCATTGCATTGGGTAGTGTGAGATTCCGAATAACCATAATGATAAGGCAAATAAGCAGCAAGGGCATAAGGTATTTCATACTGCGCTCAATACCATTAATCACACCTTTTTTGAGGATAAACCAGTTAATGCTAACAAAAAGCATTGTCCAAATACTAATCATTATAGGGTTATGTTCAATCTGTGTGTGATAAAAATGTGAAGCGATTTCTTTATCAATCGGCGAGGAGAGATTCAGATTCCCGTTTAAAATATTAATGATATAGGTAATGACCCAGCCGCCTAGCACCATATAATATGCCATAATCCCAAATGCCCCCAAAACTCCAAGATAGCCAACAAGGCTAAAAATTTTTGGAATGGGCTTTGTGTTTGCTACGCCCTTAAAGGCGTCAATGGCGTTTTTATGAGCGCGCCTACCGATGACATTTTCTACACAAATAACCGGGATTCCTACTAAAATCATTGCAAGAACAAAAACAAGCACATACGCCCCACCACCATTTTCGCCAACTAAATAAGGGAATCTCCATGTTGCACCAAAGCCGATAGTCGCTCCTGCAACGGTTAAAACATAAGTGAGTGTGTTGCTCCATGTCTGTCTTTTTTGCATTTTTTATCCTTGAATGTTGAGATTATTTTTTGGGTTTGATTGGTTTCCAAAATGTGTAAATGATTTTAATCAGAATGCTAAAAATAATGCCTTCTAAGATTGCACCGAGAATGAAAGACGCATAAATCGTATCGTTAAGCTCTCCTAAGCCCTTGCCTAAAGTTGCAGTAGCAATAAGAAATGTTAAAGGCATAGAATCACTTAAGGCAAAAAGAAGTGTGTATTTTACATTTTTAAAATATTGGCTAAAGACAATACTTGCAGAAATAATGCGCAAGGCTAACATACCCAAAATAAGATAGGAAGCATGAAAAAGGATTTCGATATTTGTAAAAACAGCGGTGAGGTCAAGTGTAGAACCCACATAAACAAAGAAAAATGGCACAAAAAACCCGAATCCAAAATCATGAAGTTTTTCGGGGAGTTTTGCTTTGTATTTGAAAAAAGTGCTTAGGATTGTTCCTGCGATAAATGCACCTAGCACTGCTTTAATATCCAAAAATAGCATTAAAAGCACAAAAATGAAAAGCAGCATTACTGCAAAGCGCAAATCTTGAGAGTTTGTGTCGTCTCGAGGAAGAAATAAAAGCTTGATAGAGGGTTTCCACCAAAATATGATTTTTGTGAGTTTGAAGGCTATAATCACTAGAATCAAAAATACAACTAAGACGATGAGTTTGTGTCCGAGTTCTGTATTCATACCATGCCTTGTAGAGCCATCGATAATCACCAATACTGCAATACTGACGAGCTCACCTATGATGCCAATTTTTAGGGCAAGATCTAGCCATGGTTGATTTTTACCATAGTCTTTGATTAATGCTACGATCATTCCTAAACTCATTACGGGAAATGCTGCGATATAGATATAGGACAAACCTGCGCTTAAAACCACAATGCAAGTGATGCTGTAAAGTGTGCAAAAATATGCTAAGGCTCTAAGCATAAAAGACTTACGAAGTTTGGTAAAGGATTTAATATCTACTTCTAAGCCACACAAAAACATCAAGAATAAAAAGCCCACTTCTGAAACGACTTTGACTTCTTCGGATTGATTGAAAAAGGTAAAAAAATGTGCGCACAAAGCCCCTAGTATCATTTCAACGACAACAAGGGGGATTTTGGTAAGATTACTGATGGGAGAGGCTAATAAGATAAGCACTGCAAAAATACTGAATGCAGAAACGATTTCCATCGTGTGATTCATTATTTAGTCTCCTGTGGTGAATCTTGTAGTGATGTCGCATCAAGATTCAATGCTTGAAGCACGGCAATGGGATAAAGCTCGTATTCAAGCGTATGGATTTTGTGTTCAAAAGATTCTAAAGTATCTGTTGATTCTAAAGCGACTGACTTTTGAGTGATCAACGCTCCCCCATCAAGCTCTTCATTGACCCAATGAACACTCACACCACCATAAGAATCGCGTGCGTTAAAAGTATCAGCAATAGCATGCGCACCCTTATGGGCAGGCAAAAGGGAAGGGTGAATATTGATAGTAGGGAAATGTTGCGTGAAACTCGGCGTGAGAATCCGCATAAATCCAGCCAAAATACAAAGATCAATATGATGAGAATCTAAAACTTTAATCATCGCCTCATCAAATGCAAGGCGAGAAGAAAAATCCTTGTGGGGGATAATGACACAAGGAATGCCTAAATCTTGAGTGCGTTTAATCCCATGCGCAGAGGGATTATTGCATAAGGTAATAGCGACTTCAAGCTTGATATTTTGTTTGTCAGAATCTTGAAATACTTTTTGATGCAATGTTTCGATGAGATTTTGCATATTACTTCCATTGCCGCTAAACAAAATGGCGAGTTTGCGTGTGAGTGTCAAGAGAATCTGCCTAACGAAAAAATTTTGGATATTTCTGACGCAAAGATTCAATGATACCAATCATTTCTTCTTGTCCATAGGGAGCATCTTCTGGAAGCTTGGCATAAAAAATATCCATTTGTTCTGTATAAAGCTCAATCAAGTCCTTGATATGTTGTTTTTTTGCCCCAGCAAAATGTAATGCTACCGAAAGCATATCAATCACTTCTAAAGCCATTTCTTCAAGACTCATCTCAAGGGTTAATTCATCACTAATAGCTTCATTGATATGTTTATTGCTCATCGCTCCTCCTTATTTTTGTCTAAAATATATTGCACTTGTGATTTTATATCTGCATACGCAAAGCTTTCTTTAAAGCCATCAATCTTGCCGCCTGAAGCATTTTTATGCCCTCCACCATTAAAAAGCTCTTTGCTCATGAGACTTACATCGCAGTTACCATTTGCTCTTAGGCTTACATTGCCTTTGGTATTGACATCGAGATAGAAATCGTATTCGGGATTTTGTCGTAAAAAAAGATTAGCTAATACGCTGATTCCACCCATTGAATAGCTTAAGAATCCTCTTTTGTCTTTATAAAATATCGTGCAAAGCTGCTTTTTTGAGCTGAGCAAATGCACTTGGATATTTGATGTGATGCTATCCATTGTTTGTGTTTGGGGATTTCCACCCAAGGCAGTTTTTTTGATACTATAAACTGCATTATCAAAATGCACTTCCCCATGAGGTGTGTCTAAAAACTCTTTCATTGATTCTATCAGTTTAAATTTATAATCACGATGTTCCTCATCAAACATAAAGCGATTAAGTTCATTGCTTGTGCTAATCACGCCCATTGCGACTTTACCAAAAGCAAACTGATAGCCATCTTCAAGCCAAATATCTACGGAATTGATCATTTGGCTAAGATTCTCTATCCATAGTTTGCGTGTGCTATCACGCATAGGGTATTGAAGACTTAAAGTATCAAAGGTGATTTTGGAAGCGCATCGAGACGAATCGAGATTATACCATTCGTATTTTTGCATACATTCTTGTCCGCTAATATGGTGATCTAAAAGTAAAATATCCACATCGATACCAGAGATTTTAAGCTCTTCAATGCGTTGATGAAGATGATGCGCTTCATTTAAAGTAAGATTAAGATCTGTGATGAGAATCAAGAATTTTTCGGAAGAAGTGTTTTTATGTTTAGGTGTTTTGCCAAATTTAGAAGCAAGCAAACTTTCCGGCGTATGTGTGATATGATCAAGTATAGTGTTTAAACGCACCAATACTTCCTTACCATAATTTGCATTATAGAAATGAATATGCTCAAAAAATTCTTTGGCAATGAATTGACAGCCGTAGCCATCAAGGTCTGTATGAGAAAGGTGAAAAACGCGCATAAATCTCCTTAAGTAAAGTCAATATGAAGTGTGCCTATCACCTCAAAAGGTGTGTGAGCATCAATTTCGGCATTGCTAAGCACTACGACATTTGTTTTGAAAGATTCAAGAAGTTTTGTGAGTGGTCGGCGAATCTTATAATCCACAAGAATAATAGGCACAATACTTTTTCTTACCCTGTCTGCTTCCTGTCTAATGGTATTAACAAGCTTTTCAATATTATCTGTGGAGAGTATGAAAGTCTTGCCACCGGGTTGTTCTTTGAGTTTATTGACAAGGAATTGTTCAGAGCCAAGTGAGAGGGTAAAGATTTTCAATGTGCCATCTTCGGAGACAAATGTATCTGTGATAGTAAGAGACAAGCGAGAGCGCACTTGTTCAACCATTGCATCTAAATCATCACGCAAAATTGGATAAGTATCAGTGATACTTTCAAGGATTGTAGGTATATCTTTGATAGGGATTTGCTCGTGAAGAAGTTCTCGCAATACATAGCGGATAGTGCTCATAGGGATTTTTTCTGCTTCGCTAATGATCACAGGATAATCTTTAGCATGACGCGTCATTAACATTTTGACTTCATCTTTTGTAATAAATTCTTCTGCATATTGTTTAATCAGCTCTGTCATATGAGTGGTGATGATTGTTGAGGGTTCTACAATCACATAACCTTGTATAATTGCATTTTCTCGATCTTTTGCATCAATCCATAGTGCGTCTAAGCCAAAGGCTGGTTCTTTAGTGGGGATTCCCTCAATGGGCGATCCTATGCCCCCGGTATTCATCGCTAGATATTTATCAGGCATGACATTTCCTTCGCCGATTTGTCCGCCACGAAGCAAAATGCGATAGTGGTCAGGCGATAGGCTTAAATTGTCTTTAATACGCACTTGCGGGAGAAGAAAACCATATTCAGCGGCAATTTTTTTACGCATACCACGAATGCGCTCGAGTAAATCACCATTTTGTTTGACATCTGCAAGACGGATAAGTTGGAATCCTAAGTGGATTTCAAGTGTGTCAATCTTAAGGGCTTCATTAAGCGAAGCTTCTTCTTCTTTTTTGATTTCTTCATCGGTTTTATGAGGCTTTTGAGCTTTGTGTTGGGCAATGTCGGTTTCTGTTTTTTGGGATTGTTTATCACTTGCTGTGCTTGATTGAGAATCTATTTTCTTACCAAGCCATTTTTCAATCGTTGAAAATAGGCTCGTTACATCTTCGCGACTTGTAAGCCATGCTACTCCCAAGAAGAATATGCCCACAAAGCCTAGCGAAATAGGCAATCCCGGAACGAGTGCAAAGAGAATCAAGATAAAACCAACAATGACAAGGATTTTGGCATTATTTG
It encodes the following:
- a CDS encoding M15 family metallopeptidase, whose protein sequence is MRSAVLVFLCILCVQAMGIDRDRIAQECLKKYYPQIKSIEDNQVILHDGRVFVWNDGIKKTYEEKVLNPDMHNAFEVPYPFHGSIVERDKDTSRIRHLEFYKSIYGDTEDEVASNLVKIPWLSEWIDQSYIYVSSRNGASEAFKRVIEKLENLPPTYFQFLKDQDAFYWRNIADSPNLSPHSFGIALDINTQYSQYWLWDIKERKQYRYENQIPLEIVQIFEEEGFVWGGRWWHYDTMHFEYRPEIICFAKNYNASR
- a CDS encoding sodium-dependent transporter yields the protein MQKRQTWSNTLTYVLTVAGATIGFGATWRFPYLVGENGGGAYVLVFVLAMILVGIPVICVENVIGRRAHKNAIDAFKGVANTKPIPKIFSLVGYLGVLGAFGIMAYYMVLGGWVITYIINILNGNLNLSSPIDKEIASHFYHTQIEHNPIMISIWTMLFVSINWFILKKGVINGIERSMKYLMPLLLICLIIMVIRNLTLPNAMEGVRFYLMPDFSKITPKLFIDVLGQVFFALSLGFGVMITLSSYLKKSENMIKTAITTGILNTLIALLAGLMIFPSLFSFDLEPTQGSSLVFQALPIVFSHIYLGNVLAIVFFVLLLTAALTTSLPIYEVIITALNEKFNIPRTTAINITLGVIFVLGNIPCILSEEVFNQFDFISGNILFVLTSLGTLLFVGWVLKNEAIQELSNNGSLAPKLTKVWFYYVKFILPFIILLIFINGTFPKILSYEKITRFLPFFS
- a CDS encoding cation:proton antiporter; amino-acid sequence: MNHTMEIVSAFSIFAVLILLASPISNLTKIPLVVVEMILGALCAHFFTFFNQSEEVKVVSEVGFLFLMFLCGLEVDIKSFTKLRKSFMLRALAYFCTLYSITCIVVLSAGLSYIYIAAFPVMSLGMIVALIKDYGKNQPWLDLALKIGIIGELVSIAVLVIIDGSTRHGMNTELGHKLIVLVVFLILVIIAFKLTKIIFWWKPSIKLLFLPRDDTNSQDLRFAVMLLFIFVLLMLFLDIKAVLGAFIAGTILSTFFKYKAKLPEKLHDFGFGFFVPFFFVYVGSTLDLTAVFTNIEILFHASYLILGMLALRIISASIVFSQYFKNVKYTLLFALSDSMPLTFLIATATLGKGLGELNDTIYASFILGAILEGIIFSILIKIIYTFWKPIKPKK
- the purN gene encoding phosphoribosylglycinamide formyltransferase, translated to MVSLNLCVRNIQNFFVRQILLTLTRKLAILFSGNGSNMQNLIETLHQKVFQDSDKQNIKLEVAITLCNNPSAHGIKRTQDLGIPCVIIPHKDFSSRLAFDEAMIKVLDSHHIDLCILAGFMRILTPSFTQHFPTINIHPSLLPAHKGAHAIADTFNARDSYGGVSVHWVNEELDGGALITQKSVALESTDTLESFEHKIHTLEYELYPIAVLQALNLDATSLQDSPQETK
- a CDS encoding phosphoesterase; this translates as MRVFHLSHTDLDGYGCQFIAKEFFEHIHFYNANYGKEVLVRLNTILDHITHTPESLLASKFGKTPKHKNTSSEKFLILITDLNLTLNEAHHLHQRIEELKISGIDVDILLLDHHISGQECMQKYEWYNLDSSRCASKITFDTLSLQYPMRDSTRKLWIENLSQMINSVDIWLEDGYQFAFGKVAMGVISTSNELNRFMFDEEHRDYKFKLIESMKEFLDTPHGEVHFDNAVYSIKKTALGGNPQTQTMDSITSNIQVHLLSSKKQLCTIFYKDKRGFLSYSMGGISVLANLFLRQNPEYDFYLDVNTKGNVSLRANGNCDVSLMSKELFNGGGHKNASGGKIDGFKESFAYADIKSQVQYILDKNKEER
- the flhA gene encoding flagellar biosynthesis protein FlhA produces the protein MPALNTSKILDQTLPFFRHLTQSKEMIVICFIIVIIGIIIVPLPSGVLDFLLSISIALSILIILLTLYVDKATEFSAFPTVLLIVTLYRLALNVATTRMILSEGHNGPEAVSSIVGAFGNFVVGGNYVIGVIVFTILVIVNLIVITNGSTRVTEVRARFTLDAMPGKQMAIDADLNAGLINQEEAQNRRDALAQEADFYGTMDGASKFVKGDAIASIIITIVNIIGGFLIGVFQHGLTAKQSAETFTILTIGDGLVGQIPALIVATATGIITTRAAKSSQTNFAGDIITQITNNAKILVIVGFILILFALVPGLPISLGFVGIFFLGVAWLTSREDVTSLFSTIEKWLGKKIDSQSSTASDKQSQKTETDIAQHKAQKPHKTDEEIKKEEEASLNEALKIDTLEIHLGFQLIRLADVKQNGDLLERIRGMRKKIAAEYGFLLPQVRIKDNLSLSPDHYRILLRGGQIGEGNVMPDKYLAMNTGGIGSPIEGIPTKEPAFGLDALWIDAKDRENAIIQGYVIVEPSTIITTHMTELIKQYAEEFITKDEVKMLMTRHAKDYPVIISEAEKIPMSTIRYVLRELLHEQIPIKDIPTILESITDTYPILRDDLDAMVEQVRSRLSLTITDTFVSEDGTLKIFTLSLGSEQFLVNKLKEQPGGKTFILSTDNIEKLVNTIRQEADRVRKSIVPIILVDYKIRRPLTKLLESFKTNVVVLSNAEIDAHTPFEVIGTLHIDFT